AGAAAGTAAGCAGTCAGAGGAGGAGTAAATGTCAAGCACTGAAGAATAGCATTGGCATAACAGCTGCAAAATTATATTGGCAGTTAACAAAAGCAAGAGAAATTCTCTACATAAAAGATAACTACTACACTAGGCCAAAAACAAGCTAATAGTTGACAGCCCTGTTGGGCCGGAATTGGTGAATGAGAAAATACGCAGAACACATTGCTTACCCTGTCAGAAAGTGAAATATTTGGAAACATTGCACTTTACAAATCTCATCAACTTACCATAAAAAGATCTATTACATAATGTGGACATGGATTTGTCAAGTTAATTGACTAAAAGAAATTATACTATGCAAGAAAAAATACCATGTAACTACTTAAACTAATCACCTAAGTAACCccacacacaaaatccacattGCTTTAAAATAGATAgaagttttgtttttcatttccaacaaaagaaaaaagaacagaACTGCCAAGAATGTGCCATTACTATAAACCATGCATCAGTCATTATAACTTATCAATAGGAAAGAACCATAGCCTTACCTATTCCCACAATTTACGAGGCCACATGGCTGCAGTTCGACCTTGTTCCAATTATATAGTTTGACAAACAATTCATATGAGAATAGGCCCTgtagaaacaaaagaaaaatgagacaAAATTAATGTGCATTCATTGCAAATGCAAAATGTTAAACCCACAAAAATGAAACACAAGATCCAATCAAAACCTTGTCACTGTATCTTCCAGCAGTCTCACTTACAACCCCATATGGAGATTGGTTCAATGATTTAGATCCTGTGAACTGATTGACAGCTTTCCATAGAGACGTTTTTAATCCATTCTTATCATTTGAAGAGCAGCTCTCAGCCACAGAGATAAACGGAGAGCTTGCCTGAACATCATTGATTCTGTCAGATCTCACACTTGGAACTGAATGTTCTTCAACATGATGTGAAGTGCCCACATTGTCATTAATCACATTATTTGACTTTTCAGAGATAGAGGATTGCAAGCTACTGATATTTGAAGGATCCACACTTGTTGAATCTTTTCTAGCACTAGAAGACAGAGGAACATGAGAAGACAAAGATAGTGAAGCTTTCACTTCTGGGGACTTTGATGCATGTGAACCAATGTTAGTGCCATTTACTGCAAGACTGGATGATTTGCAGTTCAAGGATGAGAAGCTCCTGACCTCTGGAAAATCAACATTACTAGTTTTAGCTGCTCCATCTTTGGGACTTCCTGAAGCTGCAGGAAGAGCATCATCTGATACAATCCCTTTCACCTCAGAGCCCCTGGCAGACAATGAGGGGGAAGGGGACAAATTCGACAAACACGAAGGGGAATTGGACAAAGAAGAATCATCACAGGCATCTGTTCTGGACTCCAGAGTTCTACCCCAGAAACCAGAAGACACTGTTTGATTTTCAGCATTTGAACCCTCATGCATGCGACTAATTCTCAAACCTGAAGAACTAATTGATGTGCACTGATCCTCTCCACTACCACCAAGTTTAATCTGacttaatttatcaatattagTGAAATTATTGACAGAATCAACCAAACTAGCAAATTTAGGGGATAATGGCTTGCTATTATCCAGATTCTTGACAATGGAAACAGTCTCAAGCATATCAACAGAGGTACCAGCAGATAGAGGTCCATCCAGTTTCTCAGACTCGTTTGAACTAATGCTCTCACAGGCAGAAACATCATCAGATGATTCATTGCTTGTATGGGAAGCAGAGAATCCAGAGAATGAAGTATCAGAATATTCACAAGTAGATCTAACTCCTTCCCCATCTGCATGAAGCTCGACTTTTACTTCATCATCCTTCCCATATGGGACTTCAGGAGAGGTACTGGTATAAGACATTGCAGATTCCTCAGATGTTGTATCAATCGATATTGGAGGCCGTTCATCATCCTTCCCATAGGGGAATTCAGGAGAGGTACTGGTATAAGACATTGCAGATTCCTCAGATGTTGTATCAATTGATGTTGGAGGCCGTCTGccttcaaacttaaatttgtcaACTTTAATTTCACGTTGCTCCTGGCCGGTAGAATTGGCACCTTTATCATTATTGTCTTGAGTGATGCTGGGAGGATGACATTCATCCTTGTGGCCTTGTCTCCAGTGAATAATTTGGCACTTACCAGAACTACAACATTTTAAATTCCGAAGTAAATATCATGAAAAGACAATACTATATGAATTACAAGAGCAGGAAAAAAGGTTGGGAGAATTACAGTCACTGACACCAAACATCTTGGTTTATTTACATGATAGGAGAATGTAACTACAATAGTGATAGCAGACTGATACTCTAACACTTTGTGCTTCAACAAACGGAGAATCAGCATATAGTACAGAGTAATAGGAAGCTCCCAAAACATTAAACCATCTAGCAAGAATTGCATAATAAACATGAATCCCCAAGAACTCATTCCTCCGttaaatcataaacaaataatcaacTGAGTGGACCAACTTATACCCACTTGAGGCATAGGGAAGTTTGATAGTGTGTATAAATCTTGATCATCATGCAACATCTAAATTGTAAAATGAACAGACATGTAGTATTGTTACccaataaaacatatataaaactaaCAGCTATTCTTCATAACAAACTAGACCCTGATATTAAACGATGGAAccttaaatttattcatatctCTATAATATGGATGAAAGGTACTAATGGTAAACATACCAGTAGGATAACATGTTACAGTCTTGTGTAGGAAGATTATTACCTAGTCGACCTCGTGTTTTAGAATATACTACTATAAACTGAGTACCAAGTAGCCTTCTGCATCATTTTAATAGATCTTTTTTCCTACAATTTTGTATCTCTAGCAGATAACATGATTCATATGAGTAAAAACGCAACATAAAGAATCAGATTCATCACAAACACTGTTCAAATCATTGCGcctacttttaaattttacttgaatataattttaactcaTCAAAATCCCCAAAAACAATCTTATACAAAGATAGCaatctttaaataaaagaaGCCTCATAGATAATAGATCCCTCATATGAATttggaattttatatttaaaggaTATAGCaacacataattaattttaaaaattaataaataattaacagaACCATATAACAGGATAATCAATTTCTAAACCGTAATTAACATACCAGTAACGAACCGCTTTGCACTGGGCGCAGCGCGTGGTGGTGGGAGAGAAACAAACAGCGCATTGAGGATACTGCGGAACTGAAACGGCACCGTACCCAATAGTCGCCTCGAGCTCCGCTCTAGCAGCCTCCTCGGAGGCCAAAATCAGCAGCCTTTTGATCTCCTCCCTTCTGGCTATAGAAAGCCGCCATTTCCGGCGGATAAAAAAGCCGATCACCGGAAAAACTAAACTAGACACAAGGACCAGGATAGAAAACCCAAAATCCCCGGTCACATGCATTTATCCTGTTCCTAATACCACGCATCCAGAGAAATAATAACGCCTAATCTCATCACTAAACATAGATTGACTAGTCGTCGTTGCTAGCGATTTGTGCATGCAAAGATTGGTGTGATCAGAGGGCTTGGTGGTTACTGGGggtataaattttcaaataaaaaatgtcgATGTCTtctgtgtattcaaaatagccACGTCAGGCTGCGAGTGAAGTCGATGATTTTTCAACGATGGAAAATTTTGCTCACAGATAGAGAATTTAGGGCTTGTGTTTTCAGAGTACTAGAAAGAGAAAGTGGAGCGGAAAAACAATAGAAATTAGGCGTTGCTTattttggatttaattataatttgattaagaaaacttttattttttgtacgtaaaaaaagaaattcatgtTAAAGAGAAAGGAATTTAATTTTCGAGAAGCGTGAATTCTTTGCTCATCAAATATTCGAGTCCTCGGGACCCACCGGTCCGGAGGAAAAATTTTCCGGTTCAGTTCCTTATTTAATTATTGGACAAATATAGTTACGCTTGTATTATTATCAGTAAAAGACACCAAATTGGACGGTTGCATGATGGTGGCATGTGATGGGGTACTTGTGAAGGAGTGCGGGATCTGACGGTGGAGAGTGTTCTCCTATTCTATTATTCTATATACATTAGTTAGAATTAACCATCCCACACGTAATTGCCCGTGCCTACAATATTCCGGTCGGAAGAAAAGGCAGAagccatgacatttttatctttcAGCAATACTTTTcgaatctattttaaatatatatatatatttattattatataattaactattattttattttaaattttaaattatttaattatgtaataatatataaaatatatatatttacatactcaaataaatacatataattttatcatttatcatatttataaaattttaacttatttaatataataattatagatttaattattatattttaaattatttatataattttataatgattagCATTAATTACAATTAGGGATGACAAGAGTGAGTCAATGGGTGTTAGTCCAATGTCATGATTTTTTATAGATAGGGATTAAAACCACTATCAAGCGTGCTTACTTTTCTTTGGCGGAAAATGTGAGACAGCAAATGTAGCAATAACGTGGATGACTATGTACATCTGAATTTTGATGGAAGCAAGCAGTTTCTGAAATCTTCTccattctttttcatttttcttatgtaAGTTGGAAGTTGGAACAACCTTTGTCATTCCTACTTTGCTGCCTTTGGGAGCGTGACTCGCATGATGTTCACATTGAAATTTTAGGTCTACTAGTGTGACAAAGTTTCTGGCCATTTTGATGCTTGATTGGCGGCATTCGTACGTTTTCCCTCAAAGCATTGTACGGACCGAGAAGAACATTGGTGCCTGACTGGCTGCTTCGCTACGGTATTGACGTGTGATTTTGTACGAACGAGCCTGTTCAATGGACGTGATAATACAGTCAACATGATCCTTCTATGCAAGATCGTGCTTTTGGCCGACAATGGCAAGTGTTTTTCCTTTTGTTCAAAGGCTTTGAGAGGTATAATCCAAAATTTCTGTACAGGGATgtttaacattaaacaatatatgaGGTATGTTTTATGATtgttacataataaaaataaaaaaattatatatattaaattaatatgatataataaatatattatatataaaaatatataattaatataaattaatatattagttAGCCGGTAATGATCAGGATGGTTTAAGAGAGAGGAAAGCCAGAGGGAGAGATTTATAATTAGCAACTGTTTAATTGTTCAGTGGCAAGTTACACCAACAGtgatttataatttgtaaaataatcatgtttaaatataataataaccaaTTACAGCCAAATCCACGTGAAGAAGGAAATAGAGAGAACGACAATTTGTCGTTTCATATTTGTCtgaaagacttttttttttctaccttttaaatttgagaattaagtTTTTCCCAACCTCTATCAATTTTGGACGGTAACATTGACTACTTAAGGGTGTATTagtaatttaatagttttcacaaaattaaattaaaatatatattttgaaaagttggAAGCCTTGACTCATCAATGACGAGGGCTCATTGAACAAACTGAGCATTAGTGGACAAGGGCTGATGTCCAATTGATACACGAAATGTATAAGCAGAGGCTGATGAAGCTTTACGGCTACGCAACGGTGACAAATAGGGCCTGGATGTGATTTGAATTGGGTTAGTCTTGAAAATTAATtcagattaatttaatttaattgagttaaatttaaattaaaagatttaatttattttttaatttaaattgaattcaaattaaaagatgttCGACtcaattagatttaaatttgaaatttgaatcagtactttaaatttataactcgactttacttgaatttattaccacattattgttaataataaaagattacttgaatatttcattacttaatatactaaacaaaataaatatatactagcttaaaacatatattttttaataaaattatatacataaataatatatacaactaataatatgttatattgtgattaaatattattttatttctaattttaaactatctaattatataataatatgtaattaattacgtataaaattgtataaattatttatatacgtatattttttaatagtcaTAAAAGAAGTTTAAGGGTTTTATTGACGATCTTATTGAatgttgaaattaaatatatcttaatttaagttaaatattttaaataattagtttaaatttaattgaactggccaaaaaaataattaaaagtgataatatcataaataaataatattattaatatcatcgtaaaattaataatattatcgagTGCATGaacaaaatctttaaataagaatttggattgaattcaaATAGATCAACCTAATTTAAAGttccaatttaaattaattttgaacgACAATTTAAAGACAGTGTCGGCTGTTGTCGCGCCTTAAGAGCCGCAACATTCTAGTAGGGAGAGAGAGTTATCAATTACTGTTACTTCTCGGCATCACTCTGTCAACTGACCCGAGTCAACTCAACAAATCATGACAGGTAACTTGAGAAGTGTGATCGTCGCTGTTGATGGCAGCGAGGAGAGCATGGACGCCCTAAGATGGGTGCTTGATAACCTCAAGCTCAGAGCCCCTGCCCTCGATTCCACCGACCCTCCCGGTTGCTTCACCATCCTCCACGTCCAATCTCCACCGTCCATCGCTACCGGGCTCAATCCCGGTGCCATCCCATTCGGTGGGCCCAGTTAAGCGCTGCTTCCTCTCTCTATCGCTAACATACTTCTATACTTCTGTAATTGTTTcgtaatttcattttattggAGTTAAATTGGTCAACTTAAATGAGTGAATTCTTGAATCTTATTGACTTTGCTagttcaatatttattttcagcaGATTTGGAGGTACCTGCCTTTAGTGCTGCGATTGAAGCTCACCAGAGGAAAATTACAGAGGCGGTTTTGGAACATGCTTTGAAGATTTGCTCTGAAAAGAATGTGAGGATTCATTTAtcacaatttcttttttattgttcaGGCTGTATTACTTTACTTTGACTCCGTTTGAGTTACAAATATGAACTAAAATCTTTTTAAGGTGTGGTTGAAATGAGAAATTTATCAAATGGCAAGATGACTTTGAATGGTTGGAAAAAAGGGACGAAAGAAAACTGTTCGTCATTTAATGGAAAATactatttgttttcttttaaaaccaaaaagaaaaattagtatggttaactattaaaattacttcTATGAAAGTTAATAGCAAAGATTCACTTTGTAGGAATCATTAATAATGATAAATGTTGGGTTTCTCAGGGTATATATCTAATGGAAATATTCACAAAGTGACTCTCCATGGATAAGTTGTATAGAGTGTCTTTCGAAGTAATTTTGGTTTATATGATCataaaagttatttaatatgattaaaaggAACTTTTGTATCTGTTTTTGTCTCTTTGAATTAGACAAAGaccccttaaaaaaaaaagaactttttcGTGAaacacattatttaacaaaatgattACTAATAGCGGACGGGGAATTGgcttttcaaaaattggtttGTAGTGTTTCTGTCTATAAAAGTGCTCTTACTTGAAACAATTTGCTACAGAAGTACTTCCAGACGCTGTCAATGTTTAGTGTATTATTTGATCAATGAGTGCAAATTGAAAAACCAAATACCACGCATATAAACCGAAAAACCATCAATTTTCGGTTTCTTTTACAAGACAAAATGGAAattgcaaaatataaaaattcatatgATACCATATTACTGATCAAGTCCTTGAATTCCTTTTATCTTTTAGTGCTGCCATGGTGAGGTTTGAATGGCTCGTGAGCATTGGTTAGATTGTATCTGTGCTGTACCAGTGGATAGGAGCCAAGCGTTTGCTAGTATTTACAGAAATCCTTGTCATCAAATTTAGTGATAGTGTATATATACTTTCATTTCCAAACATTATGTGTGTTAATATTATTTCAGGTGAATGTCAAAAGCCAAGTAGTGGTTGGGGATCCAAAGGAAAAGATTTGTGAAGTCGTTGAGAAATTACATGCTGATTTGCTCGTGATGGGCTCTCATGCCTTTGGCCCTATCAAGAGGTATTCAACTTTGGAAGATGGTTTTactgtaaattaattaatagcaGCATCACATTCTAGTTACAAACTAACTTGTTTCTTTGGCAATCTGTTAAATTGGTAGTCAACCGGTGCTGGTCATAGGATTGAAAGTCCCATTTGATGCTATTTCTCTTTAAGATATTATGTTCACATCTGTTCACTCTAAAATGGTGTGGGAAAGGTTATCTAGGCATGTGTGAGAACCATGCCTTCTCTGttctaacaaaatatttaactgGTTTGGTTCATTTGTTGTAGTAATTTGCCTTTACATGTAAAAGAATCTGCCTTGTAACAAAACGTTGCTGTCCTTTCTTGAACAAGCCTTGCTGAGTTGCAGGCTTGATCAGGCCTTTTATTCTAGGGAACAGGGGAAGGTTCTGTGAAGTCTCTGGAAATCATTACTGAACCATATTATCAGTTGTTCAACGTTACCgttcaaaaaatgaaacaaaagccTCTCCTATAGCATGGACTAAATAAACGTGGGTCCATGtggtttaaaatcaattaacttcTGAAATTTGTTATAAACATAAATGACATGCTCagatttctttcaaaaatctccacTGGAGTTTGTTAAAGACTTCAATGTGGGAAAGGTTATTAACCTTTTCCAGATTGAAGGTTCATGCCATACAATAGAGAAGGTTAGCGATACtttctaaaactttttttttttgggtaagtaattcaaatcaagGTTTCACAAGTGTGACAAAGACTTGAACTTAGGTTTTCTCCTTGAAAGTTCTAATACTCTACCAGTTTTGCTAAcctttgatattttatattttctaaaacttgTGTATAAGTTTTTTTTAGTATTGTAGGACTGGGTTCAACTTAAAGTTGTATTCAAGCAaccaataatattttcaatatgcGAAGGACTTTTGAACTGTCTGAATGTTAACAGGATGTTTTTGGGAAGCGTAAGCAACTATTGTGCCAACCATGCAGCATGCCCAGTAATTGTAGTTAAGGGAAAGGGTGCAACCTCTTAAGCATAAGTAGGTATGTTCTGGCTTCTC
This is a stretch of genomic DNA from Mangifera indica cultivar Alphonso chromosome 11, CATAS_Mindica_2.1, whole genome shotgun sequence. It encodes these proteins:
- the LOC123229482 gene encoding ubiquitin carboxyl-terminal hydrolase 17-like yields the protein MHVTGDFGFSILVLVSSLVFPVIGFFIRRKWRLSIARREEIKRLLILASEEAARAELEATIGYGAVSVPQYPQCAVCFSPTTTRCAQCKAVRYCSGKCQIIHWRQGHKDECHPPSITQDNNDKGANSTGQEQREIKVDKFKFEGRRPPTSIDTTSEESAMSYTSTSPEFPYGKDDERPPISIDTTSEESAMSYTSTSPEVPYGKDDEVKVELHADGEGVRSTCEYSDTSFSGFSASHTSNESSDDVSACESISSNESEKLDGPLSAGTSVDMLETVSIVKNLDNSKPLSPKFASLVDSVNNFTNIDKLSQIKLGGSGEDQCTSISSSGLRISRMHEGSNAENQTVSSGFWGRTLESRTDACDDSSLSNSPSCLSNLSPSPSLSARGSEVKGIVSDDALPAASGSPKDGAAKTSNVDFPEVRSFSSLNCKSSSLAVNGTNIGSHASKSPEVKASLSLSSHVPLSSSARKDSTSVDPSNISSLQSSISEKSNNVINDNVGTSHHVEEHSVPSVRSDRINDVQASSPFISVAESCSSNDKNGLKTSLWKAVNQFTGSKSLNQSPYGVVSETAGRYSDKGLFSYELFVKLYNWNKVELQPCGLVNCGNSCYANAILQCLTFTPPLTAYFLQGLHSKECVKKEWCFTCEFENLILKAKERKSPLSPIGILSQLQSMGSQLGNGREEDAHEFLRYAIDTMQSVCLKEAMVNASSPLEEETTLIGLTFGGYLRSKIKCMKCQGKSERQERMMDLTVEIEGDIKSLEEALRRFSGTEILDGENKYQCGRCKSYEKAKKKLTILEAPNILTIALKRFQSGKFGKLNKSIQFPEILDLAPYMSGTSDKSPIYRLYGVVVHLDVMNTAFSGHYVCYVKSIQNKWFKIDDSTVTPVECEKVLTEGAYMLLYARCSPRAPRLIRNRIISHDLKSKVIPSWVTGNSTTSKLRSSSTHSSIQFYPSSIPPDGRAGIESFYSRFHQLQKIFEEDSSDSSSLISSNSDEGSCSTDSTRDSSSADDISDCMFGESGCGWNSPWRNSSDSDASSLSSSSPLASRHSTFSNSNRANLTGSGMVGVGHSRSSKPVDSEGRGNISILHYDTTKQCRNLASSSCRETDSESLGRVSPLNAVKSEVNFRKTPKESTD
- the LOC123228633 gene encoding universal stress protein PHOS34 isoform X2, whose amino-acid sequence is MTGNLRSVIVAVDGSEESMDALRWVLDNLKLRAPALDSTDPPGCFTILHVQSPPSIATGLNPGAIPFGGPNLEVPAFSAAIEAHQRKITEAVLEHALKICSEKNVNVKSQVVVGDPKEKICEVVEKLHADLLVMGSHAFGPIKRMFLGSVSNYCANHAACPVIVVKGKGATS
- the LOC123228633 gene encoding universal stress protein PHOS34 isoform X1, which translates into the protein MTGNLRSVIVAVDGSEESMDALRWVLDNLKLRAPALDSTDPPGCFTILHVQSPPSIATGLNPGAIPFGGPTDLEVPAFSAAIEAHQRKITEAVLEHALKICSEKNVNVKSQVVVGDPKEKICEVVEKLHADLLVMGSHAFGPIKRMFLGSVSNYCANHAACPVIVVKGKGATS